The following coding sequences lie in one Takifugu flavidus isolate HTHZ2018 chromosome 4, ASM371156v2, whole genome shotgun sequence genomic window:
- the megf6b gene encoding LOW QUALITY PROTEIN: multiple epidermal growth factor-like domains protein 6 (The sequence of the model RefSeq protein was modified relative to this genomic sequence to represent the inferred CDS: inserted 1 base in 1 codon) — MDGVIFYLFLIFIGVTHGLGYDGANNLQSYMPNVCIEREMTLVAQRQPCVQAFTRMVKVWKQGCVGQSWCMGYERRTAYYTAYRQVYRQDYQTVNKCCPGWSQLNGEAGCLYPVCSYGVCFNGGRCQEGSTQLCDCPAGFSGPSCQYDVNECEETNGGCEALCCNTIGSFYCRCPPGLKLSEDGKTCQDIDECQVHNGGCQHRCINTRGSYYCECHPGSRLHVDGRTCLAVHSCAISNGGCEHYCVQQSSAHFRCRCKPNYVLAEDGKHCTLPDPCAVQNGGCMHECRLDGTRPRCDCRDGFILAEDRKTCQDVDECQTETSNCAHGCHNTLGSYVCVCNAAYELGSDGKQCYRIEMEIVNSCESNNGGCSHHCQHSTGGPVCTCNHGYRLDDDLKTCIDVDECGEQSSCCEQDCTNYPGGYECYCSAGYRLSSDGCSCNDVDECLAVNGGCEHTCQNSAGSFQCFCRRGFRLDEDRQSCIPLEDVFEALSSGGATEFPLGQPQLTLIQDYSLPLERYDDYEDDEGELRAESNLAEKFVCLDDTFGNDCSLTCDDCTNGGKCNQWKTGCDCPDGWIGLICNQTCPEGXFGQNCSFPSKCKNGASCDPVSGSCRCPPGVSGEFCQDGCPKGFFGKMCNKKCNCANNGRCHRTYGACLCDPGLYGRFCHLPCPKWAFGPGCSEECRCVQQNALECHRRHGTCVCKPGYRGSTCKDECDPGSFGHDCVSRCTCPPGVSCHHVTGECQRKCPPGRHGGNCDQECPEGKFGAGCAHSCNCSGAVCDPVTGQCKCPAGTSGKHCEDLCPEGFWGPGCSQTCPVCENGGVCDKHNGSCLCPPGFMGRLCQNSCPSGRFGQGCQMKCICENNARCDGVSGRCTCAAGWTGHHCRKACDAGHWGPDCAETCDCRNGDGSCDPVTGQCNCEAGYTGHQCQQKCPTGMFGLGCRQRCQCENNALCDHVSGACTCQQGWTGTYCEKPCPWGFYGLDCQEKCLCLNGGSCNHINGECSCPAGWIGPFCNLTCPAGSYGEGCNQTCSCRNAGICHPASGQCACASGWTGPSCTEECPAGFYGADCLHRCLCQNGAFCNKTNGDCVCASGWRGAACELECDVGRFGEECLQQCDCENSGQCDRRTGRCRCSAGWIGERCERACDPGLFGSACEARCQCARGASCDHVTGECRCPPGWRGKLCDKACLPGSYGKDCEQRCSCPRGTSCHHVTGECGCPPGFMGNGCEQTCLPGTFGPNCNQVCQCSETNQHCHPVAGTCYCAPGFHGPRCDRICEEGRYGPDCERECQCDNGGRCDPSTGACECPAGFIGARCNTTCPAGRFGPDCARVAACGEGARNDPVSGRCLCGAGRRGEDCGHGCPPGWFGLGCLHRCNCSNGGRCDAATGDCSCGLGWTGARCDEECPAGMFGADCRLKCDCRNNSTCDRVAGACRCRPGHYGRQCEHSCPPGLYGPSCQLQCDCANGASCHPATGQCACPPGYRGARCHRLCEQGTFGGGCAQACNCEGAAACDHVTGRCLCSSGKTGPRCDIDCTENFYGPDCAKTCECENGAQCDPRNGRCSCRHSWIGPACQEGVPPRGGGGRDAQHDNSL; from the exons ATGTGAATGAATGCGAGGAGACGAACGGGGGGTGTGAGGCTCTCTGCTGTAACACCATTGGAAGCTTCTACTGCAGGTGTCCTCCTGGACTCAAGCTGAGCGAAGATGGGAAAACCTGCCAGG ATATTGATGAGTGCCAGGTCCACAATGGAGGCTGCCAGCACAGATGTATTAACACCAGGGGATCCTACTACTGCGAATGCCACCCAGGATCTCGTTTGCACGTGGACGGGCGCACCTGCCTCG ctgtccaTTCCTGCGCCATCAGCAACGGAGGGTGCGAGCACTACTGCGTGCAGCAATCTTCCGCTCATTTCCGCTGTCGCTGCAAACCCAATTACGTGCTGGCGGAGGACGGGAAGCATTGCACCC TGCCGGATCCCTGCGCGGTTCAGAACGGAGGCTGCATGCACGAGTGCCGGCTGGACGGGACCAGGCCTCGCTGTGACTGTAGAGACGGCTTCATTCtggcagaagacagaaaaacctGTCAAG ACGTTGACGAGTGCCAGACAGAAACCAGCAACTGCGCTCACGGTTGCCACAACACGCTGGGATCTTACGTCTGCGTGTGCAACGCAGCCTACGAGTTGGGATCTGACGGGAAACAGTGCTACA GAATCGAGATGGAGATCGTGAACAGCTGTGAGAGCAACAACGGCGGCTGTTCGCACCACTGCCAGCATTCAACCGGTGGACCCGTTTGCACCTGTAACCACGGTTACAGGTTGGATGATGATCTCAAAACCTGTATTG ACGTGGACGAGTGTGGAGAGCAGAGCTCCTGCTGTGAGCAGGATTGCACCAACTACCCCGGAGGCTACGAGTGTTACTGCTCGGCAGGATACAGGCTCAGCTCAGACGGGTGTAGCTGCAACG ATGTAGACGAGTGTCTGGCTGTGAACGGCGGCTGCGAGCACACGTGCCAGAACAGCGCCGGCTCCTTTCAGTGTTTTTGCCGCCGGGGATTCCGCCTGGACGAGGACCGCCAGTCCTGCATCC CATTAGAAGATGTGTTTGAAGCCCTGTCCAGCGGAGGCGCCACTGAGTTTCCTCTCGGTCAACCCCAGCTCACACTGATTCAAGATTACAGCCTGCCTCTGGAGCGCTACGACGACTATGAAGACGACGAGGGCGAGCTGAGGGCTGAGAGTAACCTGGCAGAGAAATTTG TGTGTTTGGATGACACTTTTGGCAACGACTGCAGTCTAACCTGTGATGACTGTACGAACGGGGGAAAATGTAATCAGTGGAAAACTGGCTGCGACTGCCCCGATGGGTGGATTGGCCTCATCTGCAACCAGA CATGTCCTGAGG TTTTTGGTCAAAACTGCTCCTTCCCTtctaaatgtaaaaatggtGCGAGCTGCGACCCCGTCTCTGGGAGCTGCCGCTGTCCACCAGGGGTCAGCGGAGAGTTTTGCCAGGATG GCTGTCCAAAGGGTTTTTTTGggaaaatgtgcaataaaaaATGCAACTGCGCCAATAATGGGCGCTGCCACCGGACCTATGGAGCCTGTCTGTGTGACCCTGGACTCTACGGACGCTTCTGCCACCTCC CGTGTCCTAAGTGGGCTTTTGGTCCAGGCTGCTCTGAGGAGTGTCGGTGTGTCCAGCAGAACGCGTTAGAATGTCACCGCCGCCACGGAACCTGTGTCTGTAAACCAGGCTACAGGGGCAGCACATGCAAAGACG AATGTGACCCCGGTAGTTTCGGACACGACTGTGTAAGCAGGTGTACGTGTCCCCCTGGGGTGTCGTGTCACCATGTGACCGGAGAGTGCCAGCGTAAATGTCCTCCGGGTCGTCACGGCGGGAACTGTGACCAGG AGTGTCCAGAGGGAAAGTTTGGAGCAGGCTGTGCACATTCTTGTAACTGCAGCGGCGCCGTGTGTGACCCAGTGACGGGTCAATGTAAATGTCCCGCTGGGACATCAGGAAAGCACTGTGAGGACC tgTGTCCCGAAGGGTTCTGGGGTCCCGGCTGCTCACAAACCTGCCCAGTCTGTGAGAACGGAGGTGTCTGTGATAAACATAACGGGTCTTGCCTCTGTCCTCCGGGGTTCATGGGAAGATTGTGTCAGAACT cgTGTCCGAGCGGACGATTCGGTCAAGGATGTCAAATGAAGTGTATCTGCGAGAACAATGCTCGCTGTGACGGGGTGAGCGGGCGGTGTACCTGCGCTGCCGGCTGGACCGGACACCACTGCAGGAAAG CTTGTGATGCAGGTCACTGGGGTCCAGACTGTGCTGAAACATGCGACTGTAGAAACGGAGATGGCAGCTGTGACCCTGTGACCGGCCAGTGCAACTGTGAGGCTGGTTACACTGGGCACCAGTGTCAGCAAA AGTGTCCCACAGGTATGTTTGGTCTCGGTTGTCGCCAACGATGTCAGTGTGAAAACAACGCGTTGTGCGACCATGTGAGTGGAGCTTGTACCTGTCAGCAGGGGTGGACAGGGACCTACTGCGAGAAGC CATGCCCGTGGGGTTTCTACGGCCTGGATTGTCAGGAAAAGTGTTTATGTCTCAATGGCGGCAGCTGCAATCATATCAACGGAGAATGTTCCTGTCCAGCTGGCTGGATCGGACCATTCTGCAACCTGA CGTGCCCCGCCGGCTCCTATGGGGAAGGATGTAACCAGACCTGCAGCTGCCGTAACGCTGGCATCTGCCACCCGGCCAGTGGACAGTGCGCGTGCGCATCAGGCTGGACCGGACCCAGCTGCACAGAAG AATGCCCTGCGGGGTTTTATGGCGCAGACTGTCTGCATCGCTGCCTGTGTCAGAACGGAGCATTCTGCAATAAGACCAAcggggactgtgtgtgtgccagcgGGTGGAGGGGTGCAGCCTGTGAGCTGG AGTGTGATGTGGGTCGGTTTGGGGAGGAGTGCCTGCAGCAGTGCGACTGTGAAAACAGCGGCCAGTGTGACAGGCGGACCGGACGGTGCAGGTGCAGCGCCGGCTGGATCGGAGAGCGCTGCGAGAGGG CTTGTGACCCGGGCCTGTTTGGTTCCGCCTGTGAAGCGAGGTGTCAGTGTGCACGCGGGGCGTCTTGTGACCACGTGACAGGGGAGTGTCGGTGCCCCCCAGGGTGGAGAGGAAAACTTTGTGACAAAG CATGTTTGCCGGGCAGCTACGGGAAAGACTGcgagcagcgctgcagctgtCCTCGGGGAACTTCCTGCCATCACGTCACTGGGGAGTGCGGTTGTCCTCCGGGATTCATGGGAAACGGCTGCGAGCAGA CTTGTCTTCCAGGTACTTTTGGGCCCAACTGTAACCAGGTCTGTCAGTGCTCTGAGACCAACCAACACTGCCACCCTGTGGCCGGGACGTGTTACTGCGCCCCCGGCTTTCACGGGCCCAGATGTGACAGAA TTTGTGAAGAAGGACGTTACGGACCGGACTGTGAAAGAGAATGCCAGTGCGATAACGGCGGGAGGTGCGACCCTTCCACCGGGGCGTGCGAATGTCCGGCAGGGTTCATAGGAGCGCGCTGCAACACCA CCTGTCCGGCGGGGCGCTTCGGCCCAGACTGCGCTCGGGTGGCAGCGTGTGGAGAAGGAGCCCGGAACGACCCGGTCAGCGGGCGGTGTTTGTGCGGCGCCGGACGCAGGGGCGAGGACTGCGGACACG GCTGCCCCCCGGGCTGGTTCGGGCTCGGCTGTCTCCATCGCTGCAACTGCAGCAACGGCGGCAGGTGCGACGCCGCCACTGGCGACTGTAGCTGCGGCCTCGGCTGGACCGGAGCGCGCTGTGATGAAG AATGTCCTGCAGGCATGTTTGGCGCCGACTGCCGGCTCAAATGCGACTGTCGGAACAACAGCACTTGTGACAGAGTGGCGGGGGCGTGTCGCTGCCGCCCCGGTCACTACGGACGTCAGTGTGAGCACT CTTGTCCTCCTGGTCTCTACGGTCCTTCCTGCCAGCTGCAGTGTGACTGCGCGAACGGAGCTTCCTGTCACCCGGCGACCGGCCAGTGCGCCTGTCCCCCGGGATACCGCGGCGCTCGCTGCCACAGAC TGTGTGAACAGGGCACCTTCGGTGGCGGCTGTGCACAAGCGTGCAACTGTGAGGGCGCGGCGGCGTGCGATCACGTGACGGGAAGGtgcctctgctcctcaggaAAGACTGGACCCAGATGTGACATCG ACTGCACGGAGAACTTTTACGGGCCAGATTGCGCCAAAACCTGCGAGTGTGAAAACGGAGCCCAGTGCGACCCCCGCAACGGCCGCTGCAGCTGCCGACACAGCTGGATCGGGCCGGCCTGTCAGGAAG GTGTGCCTccgcgcggcggcggcgggagagACGCACAGCACGACAACTCCTTATAG